In Streptomyces sp. NBC_01408, one DNA window encodes the following:
- the upp gene encoding uracil phosphoribosyltransferase: protein MRLQVVDHPLVAHKLTTLRDKRTDSPTFRRLADELVTLLAYEATRDVRTEQADIETPVGPTTGVKLSHPRPLVVPILRAGLGMLDGMVRLLPTAEVGFLGMVRNEETLEASTYATRMPEDLSGRQVYVVDPMLATGGTLVAAIRELIKRGADDVTAVVLLAAPEGVEIMERELAGTPVTVVTAAVDERLNEHGYIVPGLGDAGDRMYGSAE from the coding sequence GTGCGTTTGCAGGTCGTCGATCACCCCTTGGTGGCGCACAAACTCACCACGCTGCGCGACAAGCGCACCGACTCCCCCACCTTCCGGCGCCTCGCCGACGAGCTGGTGACCCTGCTCGCGTACGAGGCGACGCGGGACGTGCGCACCGAGCAGGCCGACATCGAGACCCCGGTCGGCCCGACCACCGGTGTGAAGCTCTCGCACCCGCGCCCGCTGGTCGTACCGATCCTGCGGGCCGGCCTCGGCATGCTCGACGGCATGGTGCGGCTGCTGCCGACGGCCGAGGTGGGCTTCCTGGGCATGGTCCGCAACGAGGAGACCCTGGAGGCCTCCACGTACGCGACGCGCATGCCCGAGGACCTCTCGGGCCGGCAGGTCTACGTCGTCGACCCGATGCTCGCCACCGGCGGCACCCTGGTCGCGGCGATCCGTGAGCTGATCAAGCGCGGTGCCGACGACGTGACCGCCGTGGTGCTGCTGGCCGCGCCCGAGGGCGTCGAGATCATGGAGCGCGAGCTGGCGGGCACGCCGGTGACGGTGGTGACGGCCGCGGTGGACGAGCGGCTCAACGAGCACGGCTACATCGTGCCGGGGCTGGGCGACGCGGGCGACCGGATGTACGGCTCGGCCGAGTAG
- a CDS encoding LytR C-terminal domain-containing protein, which translates to MSMLTPPGMGGKYRVTGAAYPRLSRKRSRRRIVFAVLGSVLALALLSYGALQLIDVFQGDNAKRNTAAGAKDCPTAAAERAAKGAPVAASAPPAVKLPQPGEITVNVYNATPRAGLAKAVGDELRKRGFAVGNVGNAPADFDKKVPGTGILLGSPATDKAVFSVLGTQLAGTTQQTDTREGADVDLILGDAFTELSTKEDADKALAVLANPVPAPAKNC; encoded by the coding sequence ATGAGCATGCTCACTCCCCCCGGCATGGGCGGAAAGTACCGCGTCACGGGAGCCGCCTACCCCCGCCTGAGCCGTAAGCGGAGCCGTCGTCGCATCGTCTTCGCCGTGCTCGGCTCGGTCCTTGCGCTCGCCCTGCTCAGCTACGGGGCACTGCAGCTCATCGACGTGTTCCAGGGCGACAACGCCAAACGGAACACTGCTGCCGGCGCCAAGGACTGTCCGACCGCGGCTGCCGAACGGGCCGCCAAGGGCGCGCCCGTGGCGGCCTCGGCCCCACCGGCGGTCAAGCTCCCCCAGCCCGGCGAGATCACGGTCAACGTCTACAACGCGACGCCCCGCGCGGGTCTCGCCAAGGCGGTGGGCGACGAACTGCGCAAACGCGGCTTCGCCGTCGGCAACGTCGGCAACGCCCCCGCCGACTTCGACAAGAAGGTCCCCGGCACCGGGATACTGCTGGGCTCCCCCGCCACCGACAAGGCGGTCTTCTCCGTCCTGGGCACCCAGCTGGCCGGCACCACCCAGCAGACCGACACCCGCGAGGGCGCGGACGTCGACCTGATCCTCGGTGACGCCTTCACGGAGCTCAGCACGAAGGAGGACGCGGACAAGGCGCTGGCCGTACTGGCCAACCCCGTGCCCGCGCCCGCCAAGAACTGCTGA
- a CDS encoding type II toxin-antitoxin system VapB family antitoxin: MIFKRIGNGRPYPDHGRESTRQWADVAPRPVRLDQLVTTKGQLDLETLLAEDSTFYGDLFAHVVKWRGDLYLEDGLHRAVRAALQQRQVLHARVLEMD; the protein is encoded by the coding sequence GTGATCTTCAAGCGCATCGGAAACGGGAGGCCGTACCCCGACCACGGCCGGGAAAGCACCCGTCAGTGGGCGGACGTCGCGCCGCGCCCGGTCCGGCTGGACCAGTTGGTGACGACCAAGGGACAGCTGGACCTCGAAACGCTGCTCGCCGAGGACTCCACCTTCTACGGCGACCTCTTCGCCCACGTCGTCAAGTGGCGGGGTGACCTCTACCTGGAGGACGGGCTGCACCGCGCCGTACGCGCGGCCCTGCAGCAGCGTCAGGTGCTGCACGCCCGCGTCCTGGAAATGGACTGA
- a CDS encoding RNA polymerase sigma factor SigF yields the protein MPSQQEPRQEPRQELRQEPPEEPPVAPRPPSRGADTRALTQVLFGQLKGLEPGTSEHTRVRGALIEANLPLVRYAAARFRSRNEPMEDVVQVGTIGLINAIDRFDPDRGVQFPTFAMPTVVGEIKRYFRDNVRTVHVPRRLHELWVQVNAATEDLTTLHGRTPTTPEIAERLRISEDEVLSCIEAGRSYHATSLEAAQEGDGLPGLLDRLGYEDPELAGVEHRDLVRHLLVQLPEREQRILLLRYYNNLTQSQISAELGVSQMHVSRLLARSFARLRSANRIEA from the coding sequence GTGCCCTCCCAGCAGGAGCCCCGCCAGGAGCCGCGTCAGGAGCTCCGTCAGGAGCCGCCCGAGGAGCCCCCGGTCGCGCCGAGACCGCCCAGCCGGGGCGCGGACACCCGGGCCCTCACCCAGGTCCTCTTCGGCCAGCTGAAGGGCCTGGAGCCGGGCACCAGCGAGCACACCCGGGTGCGCGGGGCCCTCATCGAGGCCAACCTCCCGCTCGTCCGGTACGCGGCCGCCCGCTTCCGCAGCCGCAACGAGCCGATGGAGGACGTGGTCCAGGTCGGCACGATCGGGCTCATCAACGCCATCGACCGGTTCGACCCGGACCGGGGCGTGCAGTTCCCGACCTTCGCCATGCCGACCGTCGTGGGCGAGATCAAGCGCTACTTCCGGGACAACGTCCGCACCGTCCACGTACCGCGCCGCCTCCACGAGCTGTGGGTGCAGGTCAACGCCGCCACCGAGGACCTCACCACCCTCCACGGGCGCACCCCGACCACCCCCGAGATCGCGGAACGGCTGCGGATCAGCGAGGACGAGGTGCTGTCCTGCATCGAGGCCGGGCGCTCGTACCACGCGACCTCGCTGGAGGCCGCCCAGGAGGGCGACGGGCTGCCCGGACTGCTGGACCGCCTCGGCTACGAGGACCCCGAGCTGGCCGGCGTCGAACACCGCGACCTCGTCCGCCACCTCCTCGTACAACTGCCCGAGCGCGAACAGCGGATCCTGCTCCTGCGGTACTACAACAATCTGACGCAGTCACAGATCAGCGCTGAGCTCGGCGTCTCCCAGATGCACGTCTCCCGGCTACTCGCCCGGAGTTTCGCCCGACTGAGATCCGCAAACAGGATCGAGGCGTAA
- a CDS encoding bifunctional glycosyltransferase family 2/GtrA family protein yields MSTDASPGALPARAPLAPLPGEPVLDVVIPVFNEEKDLGPCVRRLHGHLSRTFPYPFRITVADNASTDRTPEIAAALAATLDGVRSTRLEEKGRGRALRTVWSGSDAPVLAYMDVDLSTDLNAVLPLVAPLISGHSDLAIGTRLARSSRVVRGAKREFVSRAYNLLLRSSLAARFSDAQCGFKAIRREVAERLLPLVEDSGWFFDTELLVLAERAGLRIHEVPVDWVDDPDSTVHIVRTATEDLKGVWRVGRALAVGALPLDRLARPFGDDPRDRTAVPDVDRGLPRQLLGFCAVGALSTLLYLLLYSAFRAGTGPQLANGAALLLSAVANTAANRRLTFGVRGRLRAVRHQAQGLVVFAIGLALTSGSLAALGAATAEPGHSTELAVLITANLAATVLRFLLFRAWVFPERRAAHTKTPISKEGR; encoded by the coding sequence ATGTCAACCGACGCCTCTCCCGGTGCCCTTCCGGCACGGGCGCCCCTCGCGCCCCTGCCCGGTGAGCCCGTCCTCGACGTGGTGATCCCGGTCTTCAACGAGGAGAAGGACCTCGGCCCCTGTGTGCGCCGCCTGCACGGCCACCTCAGCCGCACCTTCCCCTATCCCTTCCGGATCACCGTCGCCGACAACGCCAGCACCGACCGCACCCCCGAGATCGCGGCCGCCCTCGCCGCCACGCTCGACGGCGTACGCAGCACCAGGCTGGAGGAGAAGGGCCGGGGCCGGGCACTGCGCACCGTATGGTCCGGCTCCGACGCCCCCGTCCTCGCGTACATGGACGTGGACCTCTCCACCGACCTCAACGCCGTCCTGCCGCTCGTCGCACCGCTGATCTCCGGCCACTCCGACCTCGCCATCGGCACCCGGCTCGCCCGTTCCTCGCGGGTCGTGCGCGGAGCGAAGCGGGAGTTCGTCTCCCGTGCCTACAACCTCCTGCTGCGCTCCTCCCTCGCCGCCCGGTTCAGCGATGCCCAGTGCGGGTTCAAGGCCATCCGCCGCGAGGTAGCCGAGCGGCTGCTGCCGCTGGTGGAGGACTCGGGCTGGTTCTTCGACACGGAGCTGCTCGTGCTAGCCGAGCGGGCCGGGCTGCGGATCCACGAGGTCCCGGTGGACTGGGTGGACGACCCGGACTCCACCGTCCACATCGTCCGGACGGCCACCGAGGACCTCAAGGGCGTCTGGCGGGTGGGCCGGGCGCTCGCCGTCGGCGCGCTCCCGCTCGACCGGCTCGCCCGGCCCTTCGGTGACGACCCGCGCGACCGCACCGCCGTTCCCGACGTGGACCGCGGGCTGCCCCGCCAGCTCCTCGGCTTCTGCGCCGTCGGGGCGCTGTCCACCCTGCTCTACCTGCTGCTCTACTCGGCCTTCCGCGCCGGAACCGGCCCGCAGCTCGCCAACGGAGCCGCCCTGCTGCTCTCCGCCGTCGCCAACACCGCCGCCAACCGCCGGCTGACCTTCGGTGTCCGGGGCCGTCTCCGGGCCGTACGCCACCAGGCCCAGGGGCTGGTGGTGTTCGCCATCGGCCTGGCCCTGACCAGCGGCTCCCTCGCCGCTCTCGGCGCGGCCACGGCGGAACCCGGGCACAGCACCGAACTGGCCGTCCTGATCACCGCCAACCTCGCCGCCACCGTGCTGAGGTTCCTGCTCTTCCGCGCCTGGGTCTTTCCCGAGAGGCGCGCAGCCCATACGAAGACGCCCATCTCCAAGGAGGGCCGATGA
- the tadA gene encoding tRNA adenosine(34) deaminase TadA: MRLALQEAARAVPAGDVPVGAVVLGPDGELLATGYNEREASGDPTAHAEVLALRRAAAALGEWRLPGCTLVVTLEPCVMCAGALVQSRVARVVYGADDEKAGAAGSLWDLVRDRRLNHRPEVVRGVLAEECARQLTDFFRGL; encoded by the coding sequence ATGCGCCTGGCGCTCCAGGAGGCCGCCCGGGCGGTGCCGGCCGGCGACGTGCCGGTCGGCGCCGTCGTGCTCGGCCCGGACGGGGAACTCCTCGCCACCGGGTACAACGAGCGCGAGGCGTCCGGCGACCCGACGGCGCACGCCGAGGTACTGGCGCTGCGCCGGGCGGCCGCCGCGCTCGGGGAATGGCGGCTTCCGGGGTGCACCCTCGTGGTCACCCTGGAGCCGTGCGTGATGTGCGCGGGAGCGCTCGTGCAGTCGCGGGTGGCCCGCGTCGTCTACGGCGCGGACGACGAGAAGGCGGGCGCGGCCGGGTCGCTCTGGGACCTCGTACGGGACCGCAGGCTCAACCACCGGCCCGAGGTGGTCCGCGGCGTCCTCGCCGAGGAGTGCGCGCGGCAGCTGACGGATTTCTTCCGCGGGCTCTGA
- a CDS encoding MarR family winged helix-turn-helix transcriptional regulator, whose amino-acid sequence MARQLTGVGAVKRDLARILPPDCPPGAAAVLTVLDRHGEMRLSRLAAFMAVDISVTSRNVAHVADRGWIERQADPGDGRCRILRLTPAGRALLTELGARYTAALERALADWSPQDIDVLNTLLARLRSSF is encoded by the coding sequence CTGGCCCGCCAGCTCACCGGAGTCGGCGCGGTCAAGCGCGACCTCGCCCGCATCCTGCCCCCGGACTGCCCGCCCGGCGCCGCCGCCGTCCTCACCGTGCTCGACCGGCACGGCGAGATGCGGCTCAGCCGGCTCGCCGCGTTCATGGCCGTCGACATCTCGGTGACCAGCCGGAACGTGGCCCACGTGGCCGACCGCGGCTGGATCGAGCGCCAGGCCGACCCGGGCGACGGCCGCTGCCGGATCCTGCGGCTCACCCCGGCCGGGCGCGCGCTCCTCACCGAGCTCGGCGCCCGGTACACGGCCGCGCTGGAAAGAGCGCTGGCCGACTGGTCGCCCCAGGACATCGACGTACTGAACACCCTGCTGGCCCGACTCCGATCGAGCTTCTAG
- a CDS encoding RNA polymerase sigma factor SigF: MSVDQGSSKVLTLVKSPAPAAPPASDRSEAIDTRTLSRSLFQRLAALDADSPDRTYVRDTLIELNLPLVRYAAARFRSRNEPMEDIVQVGTIGLIKAIDRFDCERGVEFPTFAMPTVVGEIKRFFRDTSWSVRVPRRLQELRLALTKASDELAQKLDRSPTVPELAAVLGVSEEDVVDGLAVGNAYTASSLDSPSPEDEGGEGSLADRLGYEDTALEGVEYRESLKPLLAKLPPRERQIIMLRFFANMTQSQIGEEVGISQMHVSRLLTRTLAQLRVGLIGE; the protein is encoded by the coding sequence ATGTCCGTAGACCAGGGCAGCTCCAAGGTGCTCACGCTCGTCAAGAGCCCGGCACCGGCAGCTCCGCCAGCGTCTGACCGCTCGGAAGCCATCGACACCCGCACCCTCTCCCGCTCCCTCTTCCAGCGGCTCGCCGCCCTGGACGCGGACAGCCCCGACCGCACGTACGTACGCGACACCCTGATCGAGCTGAACCTGCCCCTGGTGCGGTACGCCGCCGCCCGCTTCCGCAGCCGCAACGAGCCGATGGAGGACATCGTCCAGGTCGGCACGATCGGCCTGATCAAGGCGATCGACCGGTTCGACTGCGAACGCGGCGTGGAGTTCCCGACGTTCGCGATGCCGACCGTCGTGGGCGAGATCAAACGATTCTTTAGGGACACCTCCTGGTCCGTCCGCGTCCCGCGCAGGCTCCAGGAGCTGCGCCTCGCGCTGACCAAGGCCAGCGACGAGCTCGCCCAGAAGCTGGACCGCTCGCCGACCGTCCCGGAGCTCGCCGCCGTGCTCGGGGTCTCGGAGGAGGACGTGGTCGACGGGCTCGCCGTCGGCAACGCCTACACCGCCTCCTCGCTCGACTCGCCCTCCCCTGAGGACGAGGGCGGCGAGGGCTCGCTCGCGGACCGCCTCGGCTACGAGGACACCGCGCTCGAAGGCGTCGAGTACCGCGAGTCCCTCAAGCCACTGCTCGCCAAACTCCCGCCCCGGGAACGGCAGATCATCATGCTGCGGTTCTTCGCGAACATGACGCAGTCGCAGATCGGCGAGGAGGTCGGCATCTCCCAGATGCACGTCTCCCGGCTGCTCACCCGGACCCTCGCACAGCTGCGCGTGGGTCTCATCGGCGAGTGA
- a CDS encoding TetR/AcrR family transcriptional regulator, with protein MVTAADPGETRASVWLATRPAAPARRRSEAPSGLDRERITAAAVRLLDADGLARFSMRRLAAGLGVTAMSLYWYVDTRHDLLELALDRALGELVLPEPGGPGGPGGPGGPGEPREPGQPGQQTVAGWPAGLRALARAYRRLLADHPWVAPLTAAYPNIGPHARAFDTTLQQLLDATGLADAARAGAHLAVSQFLHGCGGTVRRAPEGDFCLAIEVLIAGIEAKATA; from the coding sequence ATGGTGACCGCGGCCGATCCCGGCGAGACCCGGGCCAGTGTGTGGCTGGCGACCCGGCCCGCCGCCCCCGCCAGACGCCGCAGCGAGGCCCCCTCCGGCCTCGACCGGGAGCGGATCACCGCGGCCGCCGTGCGGCTGCTCGACGCCGACGGGCTGGCCCGGTTCTCGATGCGGCGGCTCGCCGCAGGGCTCGGGGTCACCGCGATGTCCCTGTACTGGTACGTGGACACCAGGCACGACCTGCTCGAACTCGCCCTGGACAGGGCCCTGGGCGAACTCGTCCTGCCCGAACCGGGAGGGCCGGGAGGGCCGGGAGGGCCGGGAGGGCCGGGGGAGCCAAGGGAACCAGGGCAGCCGGGCCAGCAGACGGTGGCGGGCTGGCCCGCCGGACTGCGGGCGCTCGCCCGGGCCTACCGGCGGCTGCTGGCGGATCACCCCTGGGTGGCCCCGCTCACCGCGGCCTACCCGAACATCGGCCCCCACGCCCGGGCCTTCGACACCACCCTCCAGCAACTGCTCGACGCCACCGGCCTGGCGGATGCCGCCCGGGCCGGAGCCCATCTGGCCGTCTCGCAGTTCCTGCACGGCTGCGGCGGCACAGTCCGGCGGGCCCCCGAAGGGGACTTCTGCCTCGCGATCGAGGTCCTGATCGCGGGCATCGAGGCGAAGGCCACCGCCTAG
- a CDS encoding universal stress protein gives MNSAPVIAAVDGSEHSLGALEWARAAALRHGTGLLIAHVLPDHAQLYAGRRAALHDASQPEKFADPVRDRILALFGGGPDFPEGVRYEALEGSVPEALRVIGAEGLMLVMGSRGRGGFATLLLGSSSRAVATTAPCPVVVIPHAERRADPADVAGEPSVGRVVLGLHAAETPDDVLEFAFAEAAARGTTVQVVSAYAIPPAPTMVIDSPFVVVPPEGLADGGDAVPAEREMVRSQTERLAPFRTRHPEVPVEQAAVPGDAAGRLVTASRSAALVVVGRHHPRRHGRSLFIGSVAHAVLQHAHGPVAVVPTLHDDA, from the coding sequence GTGAACAGCGCACCGGTCATCGCGGCCGTCGACGGATCCGAGCACAGCCTGGGGGCCCTGGAGTGGGCGAGGGCCGCGGCCCTGCGGCACGGGACGGGGCTGCTCATCGCGCATGTGCTGCCCGACCACGCCCAGTTGTACGCGGGACGCCGGGCCGCCCTGCACGACGCCTCCCAGCCCGAGAAGTTCGCCGACCCGGTACGGGACCGGATCCTGGCCCTCTTCGGCGGCGGGCCCGACTTCCCGGAGGGGGTCCGCTACGAGGCCCTGGAGGGCTCCGTACCCGAGGCGCTGCGGGTGATCGGGGCGGAGGGCCTGATGCTGGTCATGGGGTCCCGGGGCCGCGGCGGCTTCGCCACCCTGCTGCTCGGCTCCAGCAGCCGCGCCGTGGCCACCACCGCGCCCTGCCCGGTGGTGGTGATCCCGCACGCGGAGCGGCGCGCGGACCCCGCCGACGTGGCCGGCGAGCCCTCCGTCGGCCGGGTGGTGCTCGGGCTGCACGCCGCCGAGACACCCGACGACGTCCTCGAATTCGCCTTCGCGGAGGCGGCCGCGCGGGGGACCACCGTCCAGGTGGTCTCCGCGTACGCGATCCCACCGGCGCCGACGATGGTGATCGACAGCCCCTTCGTAGTGGTCCCGCCGGAGGGGCTGGCCGACGGCGGGGACGCCGTGCCGGCCGAGCGGGAGATGGTGCGGTCCCAGACGGAGCGGCTGGCGCCCTTCCGCACGCGCCACCCGGAGGTCCCGGTCGAACAGGCCGCCGTGCCCGGGGACGCGGCGGGGCGGCTGGTCACCGCCTCCCGGTCGGCCGCCCTGGTGGTCGTGGGACGCCACCACCCGCGCCGCCACGGCAGGTCGCTGTTCATCGGCTCGGTGGCGCACGCGGTCCTGCAGCACGCCCACGGCCCGGTGGCCGTCGTTCCGACGCTGCACGACGACGCCTGA
- a CDS encoding glycosyltransferase family 39 protein codes for MTTAVPTAFTPPAPGRAAATAAVGRPVWERPALAALLFSTALLLLWNLGSSGYANSFYSAAVQAGSESWKAFFFGSSDAGNSITVDKPPAALWPMMLSVRLFGLGSWQILVPQALMGVATTGVLYAAVRRQFGPAAGLLSGAAFALTPVAALMFRFNNPDALLTLLLTVTVYCLLRALDGAHTRWLVWAGVAVGFAFLTKTLQAFVILPPLALLYAVCAPTRLRRRLGQLLLSGLAMVVAGGWWVAVVELWPADSRPYIGGSQTNSFLELTLGYNGLGRINGNETGSVGGGGRGGGGGGGWGETGIDRLFSGNIGGQISWLLPAALVLLVAGLVVTWRARRATDSLEGMARAAFLAWGGSLLITALVFSFMQGIFHEYYTVALAPFVAALIGMGVTVLWEERGSLAAALTLSGVLVLTAVWSYVLLGRAADYLPWLRWTVLAAGVLAAAGLLAGARPGGGRALPAVAALGLGAALAGPLAYCLTTVSTGHTGSIVTAGPAVAGGRGGPGGMMRLGAGGEQPQGGQGGQGGQGGPGGAPQGSPGQAMPNGQGGPAAQGGPGGGRDGQGAQAGQGQTGQGQTGQGQGQGQAGQGAQAGQAGRGSERAGGGQGGPGGLLGGTRVGAEATAALRADAEKYTWAAAGIGSQNAASYQLASGEPVMPIGGFNGSDPSPTLEQFQEYVKAGRIHYFIGQAGSNGQTEQGGENGPAMRQGGGPGGGTSSAIETWVKENYTERTVGGATLYDLTAPKA; via the coding sequence ATGACCACGGCCGTACCCACCGCCTTCACCCCACCCGCGCCCGGCAGGGCCGCCGCCACGGCGGCCGTCGGCCGGCCCGTCTGGGAACGGCCCGCCCTCGCCGCGCTGCTGTTCTCCACCGCCTTGCTGCTGCTCTGGAACCTGGGGTCCTCGGGCTACGCGAACTCCTTCTACTCCGCCGCGGTACAGGCGGGCAGCGAGAGCTGGAAGGCCTTCTTCTTCGGCTCCTCCGACGCCGGGAACTCCATCACCGTCGACAAGCCCCCGGCCGCGCTGTGGCCGATGATGCTGTCCGTCCGGCTCTTCGGGCTGGGCTCCTGGCAGATCCTCGTTCCGCAGGCCCTGATGGGCGTCGCCACCACCGGCGTGCTCTACGCCGCCGTCCGCCGTCAGTTCGGCCCGGCCGCGGGACTGCTGAGCGGGGCGGCTTTCGCGCTGACCCCCGTCGCCGCACTGATGTTCCGCTTCAACAACCCCGACGCGCTGCTGACCCTGCTGCTGACCGTCACCGTCTACTGCCTGCTGCGCGCCCTCGACGGGGCGCACACCCGCTGGCTGGTGTGGGCCGGTGTCGCCGTCGGCTTCGCCTTCCTCACCAAGACCCTCCAGGCCTTCGTGATCCTGCCGCCGCTCGCCCTGCTGTACGCCGTCTGTGCGCCCACCCGGCTGCGCAGGCGGCTCGGCCAGCTGCTGCTCTCCGGGCTCGCGATGGTGGTGGCCGGCGGCTGGTGGGTGGCCGTGGTGGAGCTCTGGCCCGCGGACTCCCGCCCGTACATCGGCGGTTCGCAGACCAACTCCTTCCTGGAGCTGACCCTCGGCTACAACGGCCTGGGCCGGATCAACGGCAACGAGACCGGCAGCGTCGGGGGCGGCGGGCGCGGCGGCGGTGGTGGCGGAGGCTGGGGAGAGACCGGCATCGACCGGCTGTTCTCGGGCAATATCGGCGGTCAGATCTCCTGGCTGCTGCCCGCGGCCCTGGTCCTGCTCGTGGCGGGACTGGTGGTCACCTGGCGGGCCCGCCGGGCCACCGACTCGCTGGAGGGCATGGCGCGCGCGGCCTTCCTGGCCTGGGGCGGCTCGCTGCTGATCACCGCGCTCGTCTTCAGCTTCATGCAGGGCATCTTCCACGAGTACTACACGGTGGCGCTGGCGCCGTTCGTGGCCGCGCTGATCGGGATGGGCGTCACCGTGCTGTGGGAGGAGCGGGGCAGCCTGGCCGCCGCGCTCACCCTCTCCGGCGTGCTCGTGCTGACGGCCGTCTGGTCGTACGTGCTCCTCGGCCGGGCCGCCGACTACTTGCCGTGGCTGCGCTGGACGGTCCTGGCGGCCGGGGTGCTCGCGGCGGCCGGGCTGCTGGCCGGTGCCCGGCCGGGCGGCGGCCGGGCTCTGCCGGCCGTGGCCGCACTGGGCCTGGGCGCAGCCCTGGCGGGCCCGTTGGCGTACTGCCTGACCACTGTGAGCACGGGCCATACGGGTTCGATCGTGACCGCGGGCCCGGCGGTGGCGGGCGGCCGGGGCGGACCCGGCGGGATGATGCGCCTCGGCGCGGGGGGCGAGCAGCCGCAGGGCGGCCAGGGCGGCCAGGGCGGCCAGGGCGGCCCGGGCGGGGCGCCCCAGGGCAGCCCCGGCCAGGCGATGCCGAACGGTCAGGGCGGCCCCGCTGCCCAGGGCGGCCCCGGCGGCGGCCGGGACGGCCAGGGAGCCCAGGCCGGTCAGGGCCAGACGGGCCAGGGCCAGACGGGCCAGGGCCAGGGCCAGGGCCAGGCCGGTCAGGGAGCCCAGGCCGGTCAGGCCGGGCGCGGCTCCGAGCGGGCCGGCGGGGGCCAGGGCGGCCCCGGCGGGCTGCTGGGCGGCACCCGGGTCGGAGCCGAGGCCACGGCGGCCCTGCGCGCCGACGCGGAGAAGTACACCTGGGCAGCGGCCGGCATCGGCTCGCAGAACGCGGCGAGCTACCAGCTGGCCTCCGGCGAGCCGGTGATGCCGATCGGCGGTTTCAACGGGAGCGACCCGTCGCCGACGCTGGAGCAGTTCCAGGAGTACGTGAAGGCCGGGAGGATCCACTACTTCATCGGCCAGGCCGGCTCGAACGGCCAGACCGAGCAGGGCGGCGAGAACGGGCCCGCGATGCGCCAGGGCGGCGGACCGGGCGGCGGCACCAGCAGCGCCATCGAGACCTGGGTGAAGGAGAACTACACCGAGCGCACGGTCGGCGGAGCCACCCTCTACGACCTCACCGCACCGAAGGCCTGA